TTGGCGCGATACTCGATCAGCAATGATGCGGTTCTGGACACGTTGTTCGGATCACCTGCGGTCTATGGTATTGTAGAGGACGATCTGAATAACGTGCTTTATGCCACAACGACGGACTTTTCCAGTACTGGAGAATTGCTTGTGTTGGATCTGAATGGAACGATCCTATCCAGTGTGCCAGCAAGTGTTAGTTGCGGAAATCTTGCTGTTGATACCCGCAGTACCACAGGCATTGGTCCTATCGAACTGCCTTCTTTCAACCTGTTCCCGAATCCAGCGGACGATAGTATTACGATCCAATTACCAGAGCAAAAAGAGGCATTGATGGTCGTTGTGCTGGATGCTACGGGTCGTACGGTCCTCACCACCAGAACACAGTTGACCGGTCGGACGGTCATCGATATCGATCAATTGGTGCAAGGAGTATACACAGTGAGCATAGCTGATCATACCCCCATCCAATTTACCAAATTCTGATCGGCAGAAGCTTACATTTGCGGCCCCCATCGGAAAGAATGATCTTTTCGTTGGGGGTGTATGCCTCCTTAGCTCAGGGGTAGAGCAGCTCACTCGTAATGAGCAGGTCGTCGGTTCAAATCCGATGGGAGGCTCCCTAAAATGAAAGCCCTTCAATGAAAATTGAAGGGCTTTTTTACGCCTTATTACGAAAAGTGTCGGAGCGGTAGATCTACGCAACACGCATAGAAGCACGTGCAATTGCCGCAAACTCGTGCGGCGTGGACTGCACATCAACGAGATCCACGACCTCATTCTTTACGAAGCGTACTTCCCATGTACTACCAGAGCGTTTTTGTTGATCGGTCCATAGCGCGAATTCAATACACGCAAGGTCGGGCTCAATGTAATGAGCGAACAAGGTGAATCCAGCGCTGCCCCCGACAGGTGGAGAAAGGATGAACTGCACCGATCTGCCATCACGCAAGAAACCGTTGGCAAGGTCAATTGCCAGACTGTCGCAATGGACACTCGCAGCTTTTAGGAATGCGGTCACCCGTTCGTCTCCAAGCAACTTATGTGCATGAATGGTTGCAGTATGGTGTGCGCTTCCTTGCATTAGCGGAAGCAAATCTGAGGCAAGAAAAATAGCGATCCAAATGTATTCGACCAACCGTATGAACTTGGCGGCAAGAGGCCGACTCTGCTCTATTTGCTCACTTCATCGATCTGCGAATTCCGTGCAAGCAGCAACGCAAGTGCTTAGTGTGATCGCTATTCGCCCTTGGTAGCGATCATGACCGAGATAGGGCGATGGTCGCTCAACTCAATTGGCAATGTCTGAAAATCCCAGGAGATGATCGACTCGTCGTGTAGAATATGATCGATCCGGAGGCCCGGCAAGAAACCGACATACGTTGCGCCGGTCCCAGAGCCACTTTCACGGAATGCATCAACCTTATTTCCTTTCAGTTCATTGTAGCTGAAGCTCATTGGAACGTCATTCATATCTCCACAGTAGACCACCGGATGGGGGCTAGCGGCCATATGTGCGGCAATACGTTCAACTTCATCGCTTCGGAGATCGAAACCGCGGTGTAGGCGCTTCAGAATACGAAGCCCACCGGTACGAATGGAGTCCCGGTCCGTATCCGTATCCAACTTTTCAATGAACTTGTAATCCTCATCGCCGAAATGATACGAGGCCAAGTGCGCATTATAGACTCTGATCGTATCATCCTTCAAAGCAATATCGCTCCAAATACATTGATTGTTCGGGTTCTCCGGGAATTTGATATCGCCTTTTGCAATTATTGGAAAAGCGCTGAAAGTGGCGATACCGAAATGCGTATCCAGGCGCGTGTGCTGGGTGTAGCGATCATGAATGTGGGTATATCTGAATTCCTTTAGGAGTGCATCCTTGGTCCTGAAAAAGATGGTGTTGCGGCTGTA
This genomic window from Flavobacteriales bacterium contains:
- a CDS encoding endonuclease/exonuclease/phosphatase family protein produces the protein MWWINILCAMLLLFTYLAPYTSPKTFWIPALLALSFPYQLLIHFFFLIWWAVFRRKRMLLSGIVLLFGWGHVADHFQLFGNTDAPELTASAPIKLLSWNVRLFDLYNWTGNKVTRDAIFKELHAQDADILCLQEFFYSRNTIFFRTKDALLKEFRYTHIHDRYTQHTRLDTHFGIATFSAFPIIAKGDIKFPENPNNQCIWSDIALKDDTIRVYNAHLASYHFGDEDYKFIEKLDTDTDRDSIRTGGLRILKRLHRGFDLRSDEVERIAAHMAASPHPVVYCGDMNDVPMSFSYNELKGNKVDAFRESGSGTGATYVGFLPGLRIDHILHDESIISWDFQTLPIELSDHRPISVMIATKGE